Proteins found in one Plodia interpunctella isolate USDA-ARS_2022_Savannah chromosome 24, ilPloInte3.2, whole genome shotgun sequence genomic segment:
- the LOC128680519 gene encoding uncharacterized protein LOC128680519, translating into METIISLYEELKKIRVYLIKLGASRRTEKVLVNKLNEINAIYEKYETWLIGFEEKLKRKYYSSDDIILIKNYCSRFLELHENILVLCNSDKPKSSFNMNSFDLKTALNLLPIMTNEESNTKQLIDNIEYYNTLLKEDTCKQNLINFVLKSRLSPEAKLKLKSKYESVNELIIDMRNVLLCKKAATAIQNKLQKIRQNDLSIADYGKEITELFVDLTITQADGNDQCYKILKPINEKMAVKQFADGLRNRRLSTIISARNYSSLKDAVQAAQDEEVSIPSTSGEIMGMYKKPYHNKYFNNGSNYYRSWRGGRCRYPVHRGRARGQQAAHLASRGQGSRGQYTRGSSGGPQQRGKFFNSTRGNQGMRNNRNIHLMHDNDNNNFEKFEESELSLNQFFREE; encoded by the coding sequence ATGGAAACTATTATATCATTGTATGaggaattaaagaaaattagagtatatttaattaaattaggagCCAGTCGAAGAACGGAAAAAGTgttagtaaacaaattaaatgagaTTAATGCAATCTATGAGAAATATGAGACGTGGCTGATAGGTTTTGAAGAAAAACttaagagaaaatattatagttcggatgatattatattaatcaaaaattattgtagTCGATTTTTAGagttacatgaaaatattttagtgttgTGTAATAGTGATAAGCCGAAGTCATCGTTCAACATGAAttcttttgatttaaaaacggCGTTAAATCTTTTACCTATTATGACAAATGAGGAGtcgaatacaaaacagttGATTGAtaacattgaatattataatactttattgaaagaagatacatgtaaacaaaatttaattaatttcgtatTAAAAAGTAGGCTTTCTCCTGAAgctaagttaaaattaaaatcaaaatatgaatCAGTTAATGAGTTAATTATTGATATgagaaatgtattattgtgtaaGAAAGCTGCAACggcaatacaaaataaattacaaaaaattagacaaaatgacTTGTCAATTGCTGACTATGGTAAAGAAATAACGGAACTATTTGTTGATTTAACGATAACGCAAGCTGACGGGAATGATcaatgctataaaatattaaaacctattaatgaaaaaatggcTGTTAAGCAATTTGCTGACGGCTTGCGTAATCGTCGACTTAGTACGATTATTTCTGCCAGGAATTATAGTTCACTTAAAGATGCTGTACAGGCAGCCCAAGATGAAGAAGTATCAATTCCTTCAACATCTGGAGAAATCATGGGTATGTACAAGAAAccataccataataaatatttcaacaatggttcaaattattatagaagcTGGCGTGGAGGACGTTGCCGCTATCCTGTACATAGAGGAAGAGCTCGAGGACAGCAAGCAGCTCATCTAGCTTCTCGAGGACAAGGGTCACGAGGTCAGTACACGCGAGGAAGTAGCGGAGGTCCACAGCAGAGaggtaaattttttaattcaactaGAGGAAATCAAGGGATGCGTAATAATcgtaatattcatttaatgcatgataatgataataataatttcgaaaaatttGAAGAGTCAGAACTTTCTTTGAATCAGTTTTTTCGTGAGGAAtag